One genomic region from Leptolyngbyaceae cyanobacterium JSC-12 encodes:
- a CDS encoding saccharopine dehydrogenase-like oxidoreductase (IMG reference gene:2510095915~PFAM: Saccharopine dehydrogenase), protein MAKHVLILGGSGRIGSSVAADLLAHTQADIVITGRTISTGINVRDRLGARVTFLNLDLGDRENLRSAISGSDLVIHCAGPFHYRDATVLQTCIESGVNYVDISDHSSFTRKAMDYAEMATNAGVTAIVNTGIFPGISNSMVLQDVEQLDEADRIHLSYVVAGSGGAGITVMRTTFLGLQKPFQAWIDGQWQTIKPYSDRELVEFPAPYGRTGVYWFDMPETFTLPNSFPVKTVITKFGTIPDFYNYLTWSVAHWWHPWMLKQKPVIEFLARVSHFMTDVTDHISGIGVAIRSEVTGQKDGQPARSCSTLVHENTAIAAACGTGSVAQLLLSGQLHKPGVWVVEQALPTPLFKQTLAERGIQVQRQAS, encoded by the coding sequence ATGGCAAAACACGTGTTGATTTTGGGGGGGAGTGGTCGGATTGGCAGCAGTGTAGCAGCCGACTTGCTGGCACATACCCAGGCAGATATTGTGATCACAGGTCGAACAATTTCAACAGGGATAAACGTTCGTGATCGCCTCGGTGCACGTGTAACGTTCTTGAATTTAGATTTGGGTGATCGTGAGAATTTGAGAAGCGCAATCTCCGGCTCAGATCTGGTAATTCACTGTGCTGGTCCGTTTCATTATCGAGATGCCACAGTTCTCCAAACCTGCATTGAAAGTGGCGTGAACTATGTAGACATCAGCGATCATTCGTCCTTTACTCGAAAAGCAATGGACTATGCTGAAATGGCGACCAATGCGGGTGTCACTGCCATCGTCAACACTGGTATCTTTCCAGGGATTTCTAACAGTATGGTGTTGCAGGATGTGGAACAACTGGATGAAGCTGATCGCATTCACCTCAGCTATGTAGTGGCGGGGTCGGGCGGTGCAGGCATTACTGTCATGCGAACCACCTTTTTAGGATTACAAAAACCCTTTCAAGCCTGGATTGATGGGCAGTGGCAGACCATAAAACCCTACAGCGATCGCGAACTTGTTGAGTTCCCAGCCCCCTATGGACGAACAGGCGTGTACTGGTTCGATATGCCTGAAACTTTTACCCTACCCAACTCCTTCCCGGTTAAAACAGTAATTACCAAATTTGGCACGATTCCTGACTTCTATAACTATTTAACCTGGAGTGTGGCGCACTGGTGGCACCCTTGGATGCTAAAACAAAAGCCCGTGATTGAATTTCTCGCGCGCGTTAGCCACTTCATGACTGATGTGACTGACCATATCAGTGGCATTGGCGTGGCGATTCGCTCAGAAGTGACTGGTCAAAAAGATGGACAGCCTGCCCGCTCTTGCTCCACCTTGGTTCACGAAAATACCGCGATCGCGGCAGCGTGCGGGACTGGCAGTGTGGCTCAACTCTTGCTATCTGGGCAGCTTCATAAACCAGGCGTTTGGGTAGTGGAACAAGCCCTTCCCACACCCCTGTTTAAGCAAACCCTTGCAGAACGAGGCATTCAGGTTCAACGGCAGGCTAGTTAA
- a CDS encoding diguanylate cyclase (GGDEF) domain-containing protein (IMG reference gene:2510095914~PFAM: GGDEF domain~TIGRFAM: diguanylate cyclase (GGDEF) domain): MDASILLVGGDDFLSTLLDRIHNLVNCTTEVACSPSEAVPLIQAQQPDLMILQGNQPGGLELCYEIKEQAKLAWIYCILLDIPNQKLAEVWQEYDWEVESKTEALESGADAYLWLPQHDPYGKELGKEVLAKQDRLLRSQIVAGLRTVKNHRELMRTNDILSAIALSDPLTELNNRRALDWELPRQIQNARNRAETLSLVMLDVDYFKRINDTYGHPVGDRALQLVASRLRHNLRFRDTLFRYGGEEFVIILSNTDQHEALVVSRRLCRLISEQVFNIEEGLDLNITISAGTATLEPHDDPKGLSLLRRADQNLLRAKSSGRNRVVGGAEANPDKDSNLGQ; the protein is encoded by the coding sequence ATGGATGCTTCAATTCTGTTGGTCGGAGGTGATGACTTTCTCTCAACACTTCTGGATCGAATCCACAATTTAGTGAACTGTACAACTGAGGTTGCATGCAGCCCCAGCGAAGCGGTGCCACTTATCCAGGCGCAACAACCTGATCTCATGATCTTGCAAGGAAATCAGCCTGGTGGTTTAGAACTTTGCTACGAAATCAAAGAGCAGGCAAAACTTGCCTGGATTTATTGCATTCTGTTGGATATTCCTAACCAAAAACTGGCGGAGGTTTGGCAGGAATATGATTGGGAAGTTGAGTCTAAAACAGAAGCTCTAGAGAGCGGTGCGGATGCTTATTTATGGTTACCCCAGCACGATCCCTATGGCAAAGAATTAGGAAAAGAGGTGTTAGCCAAGCAAGACCGACTTTTGCGATCGCAAATTGTTGCAGGGTTGCGCACCGTCAAAAATCATCGGGAACTGATGCGAACTAATGATATCCTTTCAGCGATTGCCCTATCAGACCCGCTTACAGAACTCAACAACCGACGTGCACTGGATTGGGAACTTCCACGCCAGATTCAGAATGCTCGTAATCGGGCGGAGACTCTGAGCCTGGTAATGCTGGATGTAGATTACTTTAAGCGCATTAATGACACCTATGGGCATCCTGTTGGCGATCGCGCCCTGCAACTTGTAGCCAGTCGCCTACGTCACAACCTGCGCTTCCGAGATACCCTGTTCCGCTACGGCGGCGAAGAATTTGTGATTATTTTGAGCAATACAGATCAACATGAAGCCCTGGTGGTATCGCGTCGCCTCTGCCGCCTGATTAGCGAACAAGTTTTCAATATTGAAGAAGGACTGGATTTAAACATCACTATTAGTGCTGGAACGGCAACCCTTGAACCACACGACGACCCCAAAGGACTGAGCCTGCTACGACGAGCCGACCAAAATTTGTTGCGGGCTAAATCGTCCGGACGCAATCGGGTAGTAGGGGGGGCAGAGGCGAATCCAGATAAGGATAGTAACTTGGGACAATAG